The following coding sequences lie in one Zingiber officinale cultivar Zhangliang chromosome 2B, Zo_v1.1, whole genome shotgun sequence genomic window:
- the LOC122047511 gene encoding uncharacterized protein LOC122047511: protein MALIGCFSSLWVGKKKSKRLRNEIHSKEENIMEALPIKSEALAYVAIQKASNNASFKYSEPIQTNASIRGSTELKLVGGEKNDENSIQIDVAAEAAYEGGDEHDEIMSFKRDLSDLDLQALAEKDETSSYGLNQKMTNGPDDKSEKDEGITPELVIQSGHVSDPGMGRTTAFWGSPMLKRSCSNIETKRSSKLLMSPTKSHSYDDLKNLAGDFPGEPPKWIPGSPASVMTSCSADKVMLKKRSSSQVLPSRSRKLWWKLFLWSHRNLHRSWSMKPHRYASINYTSNQKDGYCSDTVEPNRGTDWKNKKIMAESEAKFSNDIWPPNQWVAFSTESSSLDRVDAWVHSLDDSPLCPIDDGDNGDEIALESATPPSFLEIGESSSKNNHRTGRRAMDEVLQANNIIQSLPPFSSVAHIAGMGLKVVPAISAFSSLRSVNLSSNFIVHISPGSLPKSLHMLDLSRNKITTIEGLRELTRLRVLNLSYNRISRIGHGLSNCTVIKELYLAGNKISGVEGLHRLLKLTVLDLSFNKITTAKALGQLVANYHSLVALNLLGNPIQSNIGDDQIRKAVCGLLPHLAYLNKQPIKPLRAREAATDSIARAALGNNNWGSRRRSARRVGHGSSPLIKGVGEGRSFRGIANPPRSNRNRSKSRDQYSTSARK, encoded by the exons ATGGCATTGATCGGTTGCTTTTCCTCACTTTGGGTTggaaagaagaagtccaag AGACTGCGGAATGAAATCCATTCGAAGGAGGAGAATATAATGGAAGCTTTGCCTATTAAGTCAGAAGCTCTCGCCTATGTGGCTATCCAGAAAGCAAGTAATAATGCATCTTTCAAATACTCTGAACCAATACAAACTAATGCAAGCATAAGAGGTTCCACCGAACTTAAACTAGTAGGGGGTGAAAAGAATGATGAGAACTCTATCCAAATAGATGTGGCAGCTGAAGCAGCTTATGAGGGAGGTGATGAACATGATGAGATCATGTCATTCAAAAGGGATCTATCTGACCTCGATTTGCAGGCCCTGGCAGAAAaagatgaaaccagttcctatggtTTGAACCAAAAAATGACCAATGGACCTGATGACAAATCTGAGAAAGATGAGGGCATAACACCTGAATTAGTGATCCAGAGTGGGCATGTGAGTGATCCTGGGATGGGCCGCACGACTGCGTTTTGGGGCTCTCCTATGTTGAAACGCTCATGCTCTAATATTGAGACAAAGAGATCTAGTAAATTGCTTATGTCCCCAACCAAGTCCCATTCATATGACGACCTCAAAAACTTAGCTGGAGATTTCCCTGGAGAACCACCCAAATGGATCCCAGGTAGCCCTGCATCGGTAATGACTTCTTGCAGTGCTGATAAAGTGATGCTAAAGAAGAGATCTTCAAGCCAGGTTCTTCCTTCGCGAAGTAGGAAACTTTGGTGGAAGCTTTTCTTATGGAGCCACAGAAATCTTCATCGGAGCTGGTCAATGAAACCTCATCGGTATGCTTCCATCAATTATACATCCAACCAGAAGGATGGTTACTGCTCTGATACAGTAGAACCCAATCGTGGTACTGATTGGAAGAACAAGAAGATTATGGCAGAGTCTGAGGCTAAATTTAGTAATGATATATGGCCTCCAAACCAGTGGGTTGCTTTTTCAACAGAATCTTCCTCTTTAGATAGAGTGGATGCTTGGGTGCATAGTCTTGATGACAGCCCATTATGCCCAATTGACGATGGTGACAATGGAGATGAAATTGCACTCGAGTCTGCTACACCCCCAAGTTTTCTAGAGATTGGGGAATCATCCAGTAAAAACAACCATCGAACTGGTCGGCGTGCAATGGATGAGGTCTTGCAGGCCAACAACATTATACAATCCCTTCCTCCCTTTTCTTCAGTTGCTCACATTGCCGGCATGGGCTTAAAGGTGGTACCCGCAATTTCAGCTTTCAGTAGCCTCCGGTCAGTCAATCTATCTAGCAACTTCATAG TTCACATTTCGCCAGGATCTCTACCCAAGAGTCTTCACATGCTTGACTTGTCAAGGAACAAGATTACAACAATTGAAGGACTTAGGGAACTGACAAGGCTTCGAGTTCTTAATCTCAGCTACAACAGAATTTCACGAATTGGTCATG GGCTGTCGAATTGCACCGTGATCAAGGAGCTGTATCTTGCTGGAAACAAGATAAGCGGCGTGGAGGGACTTCACCGGCTTCTGAAACTCACAGTTCTGGACCTTAGCTTTAACAAGATAACAACCGCAAAGGCTTTGGGCCAGCTTGTCGCCAACTACCATTCTCTAGTGGCCCTCAATCTGCTCGGTAACCCAATTCAAAGCAACATCGGAGACGACCAGATTCGCAAGGCGGTCTGTGGCCTCCTTCCGCATCTCGCTTATCTGAACAAGCAGCCAATCAAACCACTGAGGGCTAGGGAGGCAGCCACAGATAGCATTGCAAGGGCAGCACTGGGAAATAACAATTGGGGTTCCCGTCGGAGGTCAGCTAGGCGAGTAGGCCATGGTTCAAGCCCTTTGATCAAGGGCGTCGGCGAGGGGAGGAGCTTCAGAGGCATTGCAAACCCACCAAGGAGTAACAGAAATAGATCAAAGAGCAGAGACCAATACTCCACATCTGCTCGGAAATAA
- the LOC122047513 gene encoding alcohol dehydrogenase-like 7 produces the protein MEMPFPEPIRCKAAVCRSAGEPLLIEEVVVAPPRAHEVRVKIICSSLCFSDVSRWRLREFPAVFPTILGHEAIGVVESVGEEVEEVAAGDTVMPVFLADCRDCVDCRSERSNMCSRLPFRPLTGMPRDGTTRFTDAAGAPVYHYLTVSSFSQYTVVDVTNVVKVSAELPPEKICVLSCGFSTGFGAAWKVANVDPGSTVAVFGLGTIGLAVVEGARLQGAGRIIGVDSNPDKFEVGKRLGLTDFINPNDIGHRSINEVIKEMTDGGADYCFECIGLASVMLEAYRSSRSGWGKTVILGVEKNMSPITIDSKEILCGKTIIGSAFGGLKSKTHIPILIDKYLNKELHLDEFVTHEVGLDEINKAFELLIEGKCIRCVIWMDK, from the exons ATGGAGATGCCTTTCCCAGAGCCCATCAGATGCAAAG CGGCAGTGTGCAGATCCGCCGGCGAGCCTCTCCTAATTGAGGAGGTCGTGGTGGCGCCGCCGCGTGCCCACGAAGTCCGCGTCAAGATCATCTGCTCCTCCCTCTGCTTCAGCGACGTCTCCCGTTGGCGCCTCCGCGAGTTCCCCGCCGTCTTCCCCACAATCCTCGGCCACGAAGCCATCGG GGTGGTGGAGAGCGTgggggaggaggtggaggaggtgGCGGCGGGGGACACGGTGATGCCGGTGTTCCTGGCCGACTGCCGCGACTGCGTCGACTGCCGGTCGGAGCGGAGCAACATGTGCTCTCGACTCCCGTTCCGGCCGTTGACGGGGATGCCGCGGGACGGGACCACCCGGTTCACCGACGCCGCCGGCGCGCCCGTGTACCACTATCTCACCGTCTCCAGCTTCAGCCAGTACACCGTCGTCGACGTCACCAACGTCGTCAAGGTCTCCGCGGAACTTCCGCCGGAGAAGATCTGCGTCCTCAGCTGCGGCTTCTCCACCG GATTTGGAGCAGCTTGGAAGGTTGCAAATGTGGACCCCGGATCCACCGTGGCAGTCTTTGGACttggaactattggattggcc GTCGTAGAAGGGGCGCGACTTCAAGGTGCCGGAAGGATAATCGGAGTCGATTCTAACCCCGACAAGTTTGAAGTCG GTAAGAGGTTGGGTCTCACTGATTTCATAAATCCTAATGATATCGGCCATCGATCCATTAACGAG GTGATCAAGGAAATGACCGACGGCGGTGCGGATTATTGTTTCGAGTGCATCGGTCTAGCATCCGTGATGTTGGAAGCGTATAGAAGCTCTCGATCG GGTTGGGGGAAGACCGTTATTCTTGGAGTCGAGAAGAACATGTCGCCGATCACAATTGACTCGAAAGAAATCTTGTGCGGTAAAACGATCATCGGTTCAGCATTCGGGGGACTGAAATCCAAGACCCACATTCCAATCCTCATAGACAAATATCTCAACAAG GAGCTTCACTTGGATGAGTTTGTGACACATGAAGTTGGACTGGATGAGATTAACAAGGCTTTTGAGCTGCTGATTGAAGGGAAATGCATCAGATGTGTGATATGGATGGATAAATAA